One region of Phaeobacter inhibens DSM 16374 genomic DNA includes:
- a CDS encoding glycosyl hydrolase family 28-related protein, giving the protein MNIAITDGVELMPPAFAEGLNNWSSGNGTPGSDTYQGAANAAFVAADADFGGCLELQKTTSVQKLRNMTRTMLTPGCYLQITAKVKAISGALPTVRIAAWAGQSGGGHLGGVVETGPGTSLSTYGKVVEVSAIVGTGSRNGVDMPWGRAARFAHVGLDLIGPNGGVVRIEDIAVRDVTGVFLRDMISLVDVTDYGAIGDGSTDNTAAFEAADAAAAGRRVLVPAGEFYLGSTVSMNHEVQFEGTVRMPTSRMLLLTRNFDFPSYAAAFGDEELGFKKAFQALLNNADHESLDLCGRKVTLRGPVDMQAAVPNKTSYATRRVIRNGQLEAAANAAWDTDTITAQATYSTSASRKLTNVANIANIPVGALVEGSGVGREIYVRDKNVGARELTLTAPLYDAVGTQQYTFRDFKYMLDFSGFSALSKFGMTEVEIQCAGRCSGIRLAPAGTVFSLDHCFISRPLNRGITSIGSGCQGILVDNCQFLSDEEPLNVSARQSIALNVNANDAKLRNNRATKFRHFALLGGQNQTVTGNHFFQGDTVADGSRTAGLILTSTNCASTVSDNYIDNCFVEWTNERDARPDFSSGFSFSALSITDNVFLSGDVARWFSYIVVKPYGTGHFLNGMTVSGNKFRSINGSIDRAERVDTSFADLDFSRSKSIFYEGNTYHNVSAAVANPLRIEHVQGSTAKTWTVDTDDALPFRGQARGVDSVIAIGPVEISGGADRHAMPHTKLRVGSRRDQVQLIWPEAVRGTVQVTVRVDK; this is encoded by the coding sequence ATGAACATAGCGATCACTGACGGCGTAGAGCTGATGCCTCCGGCCTTTGCTGAGGGGCTGAACAACTGGTCCAGTGGCAATGGCACACCGGGGTCGGACACCTATCAGGGGGCGGCCAATGCAGCCTTTGTCGCGGCGGACGCCGATTTCGGCGGCTGTCTTGAGCTGCAAAAAACCACCTCGGTGCAGAAGCTGCGCAATATGACGCGCACCATGCTGACACCCGGGTGCTATCTGCAGATCACCGCAAAGGTGAAGGCGATCAGCGGTGCCCTGCCCACCGTACGCATTGCCGCCTGGGCCGGGCAGTCCGGCGGTGGCCATCTGGGCGGCGTTGTGGAAACCGGGCCGGGAACCAGCCTCTCCACCTATGGGAAGGTGGTTGAGGTCTCGGCCATTGTCGGCACCGGCAGTCGCAATGGTGTCGATATGCCCTGGGGCCGTGCCGCGCGCTTTGCCCATGTGGGGCTGGATCTGATCGGGCCAAACGGCGGTGTTGTGCGGATTGAGGATATTGCGGTGCGCGATGTCACAGGCGTGTTCCTGCGGGACATGATCAGCCTTGTGGATGTGACGGATTACGGCGCAATCGGGGATGGCAGCACCGATAATACCGCCGCCTTTGAGGCGGCCGATGCTGCTGCCGCTGGCCGCCGTGTGCTGGTCCCTGCGGGGGAATTCTACCTCGGCAGCACGGTGTCGATGAACCATGAGGTGCAGTTCGAAGGCACCGTTCGCATGCCCACCAGCCGAATGCTTCTGCTGACCCGCAATTTCGATTTCCCCAGCTATGCTGCAGCTTTCGGGGATGAGGAACTGGGCTTCAAGAAAGCGTTTCAGGCGCTGTTGAACAATGCCGACCATGAATCGCTGGACCTCTGCGGGCGCAAGGTGACGCTGCGCGGACCGGTTGATATGCAGGCGGCGGTGCCCAACAAGACCAGCTATGCCACCCGCCGGGTGATCCGCAACGGCCAGCTGGAGGCTGCCGCCAATGCCGCCTGGGACACCGATACCATCACCGCTCAGGCAACCTATAGCACCAGCGCATCCCGCAAGCTGACAAACGTCGCCAATATCGCCAATATTCCCGTTGGCGCGCTGGTCGAAGGCAGCGGCGTCGGGCGCGAAATCTATGTCCGGGATAAGAACGTGGGCGCACGGGAACTGACCCTGACCGCGCCGCTTTATGATGCGGTGGGTACCCAGCAATACACCTTCCGCGACTTCAAATATATGTTGGATTTCAGCGGCTTCAGCGCGCTCAGCAAGTTCGGCATGACCGAGGTCGAGATCCAATGCGCGGGCCGCTGTAGCGGTATTCGTCTGGCCCCGGCCGGCACTGTGTTCAGCCTGGATCACTGTTTCATCTCGCGTCCCCTCAATCGTGGTATCACCTCCATCGGGTCGGGCTGTCAGGGCATTCTGGTGGACAATTGCCAGTTCCTCTCCGATGAGGAGCCGCTGAATGTCTCCGCGCGCCAGTCCATCGCGCTGAATGTGAATGCCAATGACGCCAAGCTGCGCAACAATCGCGCCACCAAGTTCCGCCATTTTGCCCTCCTCGGCGGGCAGAACCAGACGGTGACCGGCAACCACTTCTTTCAGGGCGATACCGTCGCTGATGGCAGCCGCACCGCTGGTCTGATCCTGACCAGCACCAATTGCGCCTCCACTGTGTCGGACAATTACATCGACAATTGTTTTGTCGAATGGACCAATGAACGCGATGCGCGGCCCGATTTCAGCAGCGGCTTTTCCTTCAGCGCGCTGTCGATCACCGACAATGTGTTCCTCTCTGGTGATGTGGCGCGCTGGTTCAGCTATATCGTGGTCAAACCCTATGGCACCGGGCATTTCCTGAATGGGATGACGGTGTCGGGGAACAAATTCCGCTCCATCAACGGGTCCATCGACCGGGCAGAGCGGGTCGACACCAGTTTTGCCGATCTCGATTTCAGCCGCTCCAAGAGCATCTTTTACGAGGGCAACACCTATCACAATGTCTCAGCCGCCGTCGCCAATCCGCTGCGGATTGAACATGTGCAGGGCAGTACCGCCAAGACCTGGACCGTCGACACCGATGATGCGCTGCCGTTCCGTGGGCAGGCGCGGGGGGTTGATAGCGTCATCGCAATTGGCCCGGTGGAGATCAGCGGCGGCGCTGATCGCCACGCCATGCCTCACACCAAACTGCGGGTTGGCAGTCGCCGGGATCAGGTGCAGCTGATCTGGCCGGAGGCGGTGCGCGGCACCGTGCAGGTGACGGTCCGGGTGGACAAATAG
- a CDS encoding antibiotic biosynthesis monooxygenase family protein, with the protein MPTIATNTETQTVITTFEMTPGTCQDLLDALTEAYAEFISHQPGFISAGLHVNDAQTRIANYSQWRRREDFMAMLRSAEMRNRNRKINELCRSFEPVMYEVAATF; encoded by the coding sequence ATGCCGACGATCGCGACCAATACCGAAACCCAAACTGTCATCACCACATTCGAGATGACACCGGGCACCTGCCAGGATCTGCTGGATGCCCTGACTGAGGCCTATGCCGAGTTTATTTCCCATCAGCCGGGGTTTATTTCCGCCGGGTTGCATGTGAACGACGCTCAGACGCGGATTGCCAATTATTCCCAGTGGCGTCGCCGCGAAGATTTTATGGCGATGTTGCGCAGTGCCGAGATGCGCAACCGCAATCGCAAGATCAACGAGCTTTGTCGCAGTTTTGAACCGGTGATGTATGAGGTTGCCGCAACCTTTTGA
- a CDS encoding universal stress protein, whose amino-acid sequence MYSHILVPISFDPDRDVSGPLKLAGLLATPEAKITLLHVVEQVPAYAISYMPVDYLEAARKALQAELDGLAKTLPNASGLLIDGHSGRAILDWAENNSPDLIIIASHRPGMQDLLLGSTATQVVRHAACAVHVVR is encoded by the coding sequence ATGTATAGCCATATTCTTGTCCCGATTTCATTTGATCCGGATCGCGATGTCAGCGGCCCGCTGAAGCTTGCGGGTCTGCTGGCTACGCCAGAGGCGAAGATTACGCTTTTGCACGTGGTCGAACAGGTGCCGGCCTACGCAATTTCCTACATGCCGGTTGATTATCTTGAGGCTGCCCGCAAGGCATTGCAGGCAGAGTTGGACGGTCTGGCCAAGACGCTGCCGAATGCCAGCGGCCTGCTGATCGACGGCCACTCCGGCCGCGCCATCCTGGATTGGGCCGAGAATAATTCCCCCGATCTCATCATCATCGCGTCACATCGCCCCGGAATGCAGGATCTGCTGCTGGGATCGACCGCCACGCAGGTGGTGCGCCATGCGGCCTGTGCGGTGCATGTCGTGCGCTGA
- a CDS encoding ETC complex I subunit: MRARIYRPAKNAMTSGMAKTRKWVLDFVPSSAREVDPLMGWTSSHDTQSQVRLRFDTKEAALEYAEANGIDAVVTEPKSRKTNVRAGGYGENFATNRRAPWTH; encoded by the coding sequence ATGCGAGCGCGGATTTATCGGCCAGCCAAAAACGCCATGACCTCCGGTATGGCCAAGACCCGCAAGTGGGTTCTGGATTTCGTGCCGTCCAGCGCACGGGAAGTTGACCCTCTGATGGGCTGGACCTCCTCTCATGACACCCAGAGCCAGGTGCGCCTGCGTTTCGACACCAAGGAAGCGGCGCTTGAATATGCGGAGGCCAATGGCATCGACGCTGTGGTGACCGAGCCAAAGAGCCGCAAGACCAATGTCCGCGCCGGTGGCTACGGCGAAAACTTTGCCACCAACCGCCGCGCCCCCTGGACGCATTAA
- a CDS encoding PLDc N-terminal domain-containing protein codes for MGYSLLGLIILIADLYAIYQVLTSGASTAAKVIWTLVILILPVIGLIAWLIAGPRGSKAHI; via the coding sequence ATGGGTTACAGTCTTCTTGGTCTAATTATTCTAATCGCAGATCTATACGCGATTTATCAAGTTCTGACATCCGGCGCCTCGACTGCGGCCAAGGTGATCTGGACCCTCGTCATTCTGATCCTGCCTGTCATTGGCCTGATTGCATGGCTGATCGCAGGTCCGCGCGGCAGCAAAGCGCATATCTAA
- a CDS encoding zf-TFIIB domain-containing protein gives MQCPIDGTQLVMTDRAGVEIDYCPQCRGVWLDRGELDKIIERSAPQQSAPPRDSQRPEKRDSDRHYSEKRYKKKRGGFLEDLFDF, from the coding sequence ATGCAATGTCCAATTGATGGCACACAGCTGGTAATGACCGATCGGGCCGGAGTGGAAATCGATTACTGTCCGCAATGCCGGGGTGTCTGGCTGGACCGTGGTGAATTGGACAAAATCATCGAGCGATCCGCGCCGCAGCAATCCGCGCCGCCGCGTGACAGTCAACGCCCCGAAAAACGCGATTCAGATCGGCATTATTCCGAGAAACGCTATAAGAAAAAACGCGGTGGGTTTCTTGAGGATCTGTTTGATTTTTGA
- the uvrB gene encoding excinuclease ABC subunit UvrB, translated as MPYAHSDKSMPMMADRAPQHRPKLEGGREFVMHTEFDPAGDQPTAIKELSEGVLEGERNQVLLGATGTGKTFTMAKVIEETQRPAIILAPNKTLAAQLYGEFKGFFPENSVEYFVSFYDYYQPEAYVARSDTYIEKESQINEQIDRMRHSATRSLLERDDVIIIASVSCIYGIGSVETYSAMTQDLKVGDDYDQRQVMADLVAQQYKRNDQAFQRGSFRVRGDSLEIFPAHLEDRAWRLSFFGEELEGITEFDPLTGEKTGTFDQIRVYANSHYVTPKPTLKQAVISIKEELKMRLDQLVGEGKLLEAQRLEQRTNFDIEMLEATGHCNGIENYSRYLTGRAPGEPPPTLFEFIPDNAIVFADESHVSVPQIGGMYKGDHRRKFTLAEHGFRLPSCMDNRPLKFEEWDAMRPQSVFVSATPSKWELEQSSGVFAEQVIRPTGLLDPQVEIRPVDMQVDDLLDEVRRVTADGFRTLVTTLTKRMAEDLTEYMHEQGIKVRYMHSDIDTLERIEILRDLRLGAFDVLIGINLLREGLDIPECGLVAILDADKEGFLRSETSLIQTIGRAARNAEGRVIMYADRITGSMERALGETNRRRDKQIAYNEEHGITPATVKKNVEDVLAGLYAGDVDMNRVTATIDKPMHGANLEAHLAGLREQMRKAAENLEFEEAARLRDEVKRLEAVDLAVSDDPLARQSAIEAASDAAVKSRGRSTAGKAGTRAYRGKSQKKFS; from the coding sequence ATGCCATACGCCCATTCCGACAAATCCATGCCGATGATGGCTGACCGCGCGCCGCAGCACCGCCCCAAGCTGGAAGGCGGACGCGAATTTGTGATGCATACGGAATTCGATCCTGCAGGCGACCAGCCCACCGCCATCAAGGAACTCTCCGAAGGTGTGCTGGAGGGCGAGCGCAATCAGGTGCTGCTGGGTGCCACCGGAACAGGCAAGACATTCACCATGGCCAAGGTGATCGAGGAAACCCAGCGCCCGGCCATCATACTTGCGCCGAACAAGACGCTGGCGGCGCAATTATACGGCGAATTCAAAGGCTTCTTCCCTGAGAACTCGGTCGAATACTTCGTCTCATTCTACGATTATTACCAGCCGGAGGCCTATGTCGCGCGCTCCGACACCTATATCGAGAAGGAAAGCCAGATCAACGAACAGATCGACCGGATGCGCCACTCCGCCACCCGGTCGCTGCTGGAACGGGATGATGTGATCATCATCGCGTCGGTCTCCTGTATCTATGGTATCGGCTCGGTCGAGACCTATTCAGCGATGACGCAGGACCTGAAGGTCGGCGACGACTATGACCAGCGGCAGGTGATGGCCGATCTGGTTGCCCAGCAGTACAAACGCAACGATCAGGCGTTTCAGCGCGGCAGTTTCCGGGTGCGCGGCGATTCGCTGGAGATTTTCCCCGCCCACCTTGAGGATCGCGCCTGGCGGCTGTCCTTCTTTGGTGAGGAGCTGGAGGGCATCACCGAGTTCGACCCCCTCACCGGCGAGAAAACCGGCACATTCGATCAGATCCGGGTCTATGCGAATTCCCACTATGTGACGCCGAAACCGACGTTGAAACAGGCGGTCATCTCGATCAAGGAAGAGCTGAAGATGCGGCTCGACCAGTTGGTTGGTGAGGGCAAGCTGCTGGAAGCGCAGCGGCTGGAACAGCGCACCAATTTTGACATCGAAATGCTGGAGGCCACCGGTCATTGCAACGGGATTGAGAACTACTCGCGCTATCTGACCGGCCGCGCACCGGGCGAGCCGCCGCCGACCCTGTTTGAGTTCATCCCTGACAATGCCATTGTTTTTGCAGATGAATCCCATGTCTCCGTGCCGCAGATCGGCGGCATGTACAAGGGCGACCACCGGCGCAAATTCACGCTTGCGGAGCATGGCTTCCGCCTGCCCTCCTGCATGGACAACCGCCCGCTGAAGTTCGAGGAATGGGACGCCATGCGCCCGCAGTCGGTGTTTGTCTCCGCCACGCCATCCAAATGGGAGCTGGAACAATCCAGCGGCGTCTTTGCCGAACAGGTGATCCGCCCCACCGGCCTTCTGGACCCGCAGGTCGAAATCCGCCCGGTTGATATGCAGGTTGACGATCTGCTGGATGAGGTGCGCCGCGTCACCGCAGATGGGTTCCGCACGCTGGTGACAACCCTCACCAAACGTATGGCCGAGGATCTGACCGAATATATGCACGAACAGGGGATCAAGGTCCGCTACATGCACAGCGACATTGATACGCTGGAACGGATCGAGATCCTGCGCGATCTGCGTCTAGGGGCCTTTGACGTGCTGATCGGCATCAACCTGTTGCGCGAAGGTCTGGATATCCCAGAATGCGGGTTGGTCGCCATTCTGGATGCCGACAAGGAGGGGTTCCTGCGCTCGGAGACGTCTCTCATTCAGACCATTGGCCGTGCCGCCCGGAATGCCGAAGGCCGGGTCATCATGTATGCCGACCGGATCACCGGTTCGATGGAGCGCGCGTTGGGGGAAACCAACCGCCGCCGTGACAAGCAGATCGCCTATAACGAGGAACACGGCATCACCCCCGCAACCGTCAAGAAAAACGTCGAGGATGTTCTGGCCGGTCTTTACGCGGGCGATGTGGATATGAACCGCGTGACCGCCACCATCGACAAACCGATGCATGGCGCCAATCTGGAAGCCCATCTGGCCGGGCTGCGCGAGCAGATGCGCAAGGCCGCCGAGAACCTGGAGTTCGAGGAAGCCGCGCGTCTGCGCGACGAGGTCAAGCGGCTGGAAGCGGTGGATCTGGCGGTCTCCGACGATCCACTGGCGCGGCAATCCGCGATTGAGGCCGCATCAGATGCCGCAGTGAAATCACGGGGGCGTTCCACTGCGGGCAAGGCTGGGACGCGGGCCTATCGGGGCAAGTCGCAGAAGAAATTCTCATAG
- a CDS encoding M10 family metallopeptidase C-terminal domain-containing protein, protein MPATTDSNTDWWTNDQTPENPFGKSEDYEGFLDYLGALGRSLTPEIAAEPLVINLTGLNDHPAYKDAAIGALEMWSSVTPLQFEIVDDAPYDADLHWMEVVSPEIGEQSDGSAFSSDRYVSVGQRFHDTEPDITDLGGYVFDTFVHEFGHEFGLNHPGLYNYSGPGGVQINYLNNATWTYDRQQYSVMSYFDGIDVGEDTRWSAVTPLMGDIEAIIRRYFSTVDDEGVRTYQTINLNTDDNTYGFNSTEYGYLLTEDGPQHDIGFVIHDTGGDDTIDFSGSTASTILDLRAGEFSSVNGHNNNVSIFAGHNADQTEYYVETGIGSSYDDILIGNDGDNVLDGRAGNDRMAGNGGDDVYFVDSIDDIVREDENGGNDTVIVVADGLDLGDIANVETIIYAGGTPGTPGSDAPDAPNEGPTDATDSLIIGDDSNETLDGGAGGNTIFGLGGDDLIIGGRDTLASRDINNTIDIADLEDQTETDDGNDALYGGDGNDTINGGAGDDLLDGGDGDDLLRGQAGVDVFRGGAGIDTVDFSQESPFQLLVNLETNVASGGTASGDTFYSIENLIGSDDRIDRFIGTSDNNHFWGQGGGDVFNGGGGDDTLDGGNDGDMLYGEDGDDVLIGGSGQDYLDGGAGVDTVVYTASSVGVTVDLENGTARGGDADGPVQIVGRGTTIRHDIIVEVENAVGSLHDDHLIGTNGENNLSGGAGDDVLSGGGGADLLDGGAGSDTADYANATRGVKLNMTNGKTEGDTYVSIENLSGSGFNDRMKGDAADNVLTGQGGNDTLRGAAGDDILLGDFADAADAIPQPGLGTGYATLGPDATNNSIETAFDISDNFSLTEDPDIFDSTSVLHTTVNATGNGQGGYYSIDLAAGTVLTIDIDGIADPNVHDSWVRLLDGEGNIVTQNDDGGGDPGSTSNRDSSTVFVVEETGTYFIVEGSWSPDAPEGWSESVPEGSTYELNVSVEFPPAPAQPGEAGADVLRGGRGNDLLDGGLMADTLIGGKGDDFFRFSTELGADNIDEIRDFDAASDTILLDSAIFSEAGEIGVLDFGAFHSSASGTALDGADRIVYNTDSGALSYDADGLGGVDAIQFAQLQTGLQLGADDFVII, encoded by the coding sequence ATGCCCGCAACAACCGACAGCAACACCGATTGGTGGACCAATGATCAGACGCCGGAGAACCCGTTCGGCAAGAGCGAGGATTACGAGGGGTTTCTTGACTATCTGGGCGCGCTTGGCCGCAGTCTGACCCCGGAAATCGCCGCCGAACCTTTGGTGATCAACCTGACCGGGCTGAATGATCACCCCGCCTATAAGGACGCCGCAATCGGCGCGCTTGAAATGTGGTCCTCGGTCACGCCTTTGCAGTTCGAGATCGTCGATGATGCGCCCTATGACGCGGATCTGCACTGGATGGAGGTTGTCAGCCCCGAAATCGGAGAGCAAAGCGACGGCAGCGCCTTCTCCAGCGACCGCTATGTCAGCGTTGGCCAGCGCTTCCACGATACCGAGCCGGATATCACCGACCTTGGTGGTTATGTCTTTGATACTTTCGTGCATGAGTTTGGCCATGAATTCGGCCTGAACCACCCCGGCCTTTATAATTATAGCGGCCCCGGCGGTGTGCAGATCAACTATCTGAACAATGCAACCTGGACCTATGACCGCCAGCAATACAGCGTCATGTCCTATTTCGATGGTATCGACGTGGGCGAGGATACGCGCTGGTCGGCGGTCACACCGCTTATGGGCGATATCGAGGCGATCATTCGCCGCTATTTCTCCACCGTCGATGATGAGGGCGTGCGGACCTATCAGACCATCAATCTCAATACCGATGACAATACCTATGGCTTCAACAGCACCGAATATGGCTACCTGCTGACCGAGGACGGGCCGCAGCACGATATCGGTTTTGTGATCCATGACACCGGCGGCGATGACACCATCGATTTCTCCGGCTCCACCGCCAGCACCATTCTGGACCTGCGCGCCGGTGAGTTCTCCAGCGTCAACGGGCACAACAACAACGTGTCGATCTTTGCCGGGCACAACGCGGATCAGACGGAATACTACGTCGAGACAGGGATCGGCAGCAGCTACGACGATATCCTGATCGGCAATGACGGCGACAATGTTCTGGACGGGCGCGCAGGCAATGACCGTATGGCGGGCAATGGTGGCGACGACGTTTATTTCGTTGATTCCATTGATGACATCGTTCGCGAAGACGAAAACGGCGGCAATGACACCGTGATCGTGGTGGCCGATGGGCTGGATCTGGGCGACATCGCCAATGTGGAGACCATCATCTACGCAGGCGGCACGCCGGGAACACCGGGCAGCGACGCGCCGGATGCGCCGAACGAAGGGCCAACTGATGCAACCGACAGTCTGATCATCGGTGATGACAGCAATGAGACACTGGATGGTGGTGCCGGTGGCAACACCATCTTTGGCCTTGGGGGTGATGATCTGATCATTGGCGGGCGCGATACGCTGGCCAGCCGCGATATCAACAACACCATTGATATTGCCGACCTTGAGGACCAGACCGAAACCGACGATGGCAATGACGCGCTTTATGGTGGCGATGGCAATGATACCATCAACGGCGGTGCGGGCGACGACTTGCTGGACGGCGGCGACGGCGATGACCTGTTGCGCGGTCAGGCGGGTGTGGATGTGTTCCGCGGTGGCGCCGGGATCGACACCGTGGATTTCAGCCAGGAAAGCCCGTTCCAATTGCTGGTCAATCTGGAGACCAATGTGGCCAGCGGGGGCACGGCTTCTGGCGATACCTTCTACAGCATTGAAAACCTGATCGGCTCGGATGACCGCATCGACCGCTTTATCGGCACCTCCGACAACAACCACTTCTGGGGTCAGGGCGGCGGTGACGTCTTCAATGGCGGCGGTGGTGACGACACGCTGGATGGCGGCAACGACGGTGACATGCTCTATGGTGAGGACGGCGACGACGTTCTGATCGGCGGCAGCGGTCAGGACTATCTCGACGGCGGCGCAGGCGTGGACACGGTCGTCTATACCGCCAGCTCGGTCGGGGTGACTGTCGATCTGGAAAACGGCACGGCCCGTGGCGGTGACGCTGACGGCCCGGTGCAGATCGTCGGACGCGGCACCACCATCCGCCATGATATCATCGTTGAAGTGGAAAACGCGGTTGGTTCGCTCCATGATGATCACCTGATCGGCACAAACGGCGAAAACAACCTGAGCGGTGGTGCGGGCGATGATGTTCTGAGTGGTGGCGGCGGGGCGGACCTGCTGGACGGCGGCGCGGGCAGCGATACCGCCGACTACGCCAATGCGACCCGTGGCGTGAAGTTGAACATGACCAATGGCAAGACCGAGGGCGACACCTATGTCTCCATCGAAAATCTGTCTGGTTCTGGTTTCAACGACCGGATGAAGGGCGACGCTGCGGACAATGTGCTGACCGGGCAGGGCGGTAATGACACCCTGCGCGGTGCTGCCGGGGATGACATCCTGCTGGGTGATTTCGCCGATGCAGCGGATGCGATACCACAGCCCGGTCTGGGCACCGGCTATGCCACATTGGGTCCGGATGCGACCAATAATTCGATCGAGACGGCCTTTGATATCTCGGATAATTTCTCGCTGACCGAGGACCCGGATATCTTTGACTCCACCAGCGTGCTGCACACCACGGTGAATGCCACCGGCAACGGGCAGGGGGGCTACTACAGCATCGATCTGGCGGCGGGCACCGTGTTGACCATCGACATCGACGGTATCGCCGATCCCAATGTCCACGACAGCTGGGTCCGTCTGCTGGACGGCGAGGGCAATATCGTCACCCAGAACGATGATGGCGGCGGCGATCCCGGCTCCACCAGCAACCGTGATTCCAGCACGGTGTTTGTGGTCGAGGAAACCGGCACCTATTTCATCGTCGAGGGCAGCTGGTCGCCGGATGCCCCCGAAGGCTGGTCCGAAAGCGTGCCAGAAGGCTCCACCTATGAGCTGAATGTCTCGGTCGAATTCCCGCCTGCACCGGCGCAACCGGGTGAGGCTGGCGCGGATGTCCTCAGGGGCGGACGTGGCAATGACCTGCTGGATGGCGGTCTGATGGCTGATACGCTCATCGGTGGCAAAGGCGATGATTTCTTCCGCTTCTCCACCGAACTCGGTGCGGACAATATCGACGAGATCCGGGATTTCGATGCCGCCAGCGATACGATCCTGCTGGACAGCGCAATCTTCAGCGAGGCGGGAGAGATCGGTGTGCTGGACTTCGGCGCCTTCCACAGCAGCGCCTCTGGCACCGCGTTGGATGGCGCGGACCGCATTGTCTACAACACCGACAGCGGTGCGCTTTCCTATGATGCGGATGGGCTGGGGGGCGTTGATGCAATCCAGTTTGCGCAGCTTCAGACCGGTCTGCAGCTGGGCGCAGATGATTTTGTGATCATCTGA